One Candidatus Krumholzibacteriia bacterium DNA segment encodes these proteins:
- a CDS encoding transglycosylase SLT domain-containing protein — translation MPRWFAHVATWSLILAVLFIGIPRAGNQPLIAGDTSSEFRALSQRLDRLERDNRRLRESLEHYRRLSDRVDRIEVTGEVPAEGMPLRLFDVPETVTFCGERLPFEIPEVHRRFEEEWYRFLVNRHWVLKWHRRSRDAFPVIERELAERGLPDDLKFVMVIESGVEPRARSGAGAVGWWQFMPGTAGDYGLHTTRVV, via the coding sequence GTGCCACGCTGGTTCGCCCACGTCGCCACCTGGAGTCTCATCCTCGCCGTCCTGTTCATCGGGATTCCCCGCGCGGGGAACCAACCGCTGATCGCCGGCGACACGAGCTCGGAGTTCCGCGCGCTGTCGCAGAGGCTCGATCGGCTCGAGCGCGACAACCGTCGTCTGCGCGAGAGTCTGGAGCACTACCGCCGCCTGAGCGATCGCGTCGACCGCATCGAGGTCACCGGCGAGGTCCCCGCCGAAGGCATGCCGCTGCGTCTCTTCGACGTCCCCGAGACCGTGACCTTCTGCGGCGAGCGACTGCCGTTCGAGATCCCCGAGGTGCACCGTCGCTTCGAGGAGGAGTGGTACCGCTTCCTCGTGAACCGGCACTGGGTGCTGAAGTGGCACCGTCGCTCGCGCGACGCGTTCCCCGTGATCGAACGCGAGCTCGCCGAGCGTGGACTGCCCGACGACCTGAAGTTCGTCATGGTGATCGAGAGTGGCGTCGAGCCCCGCGCCCGCAGCGGCGCCGGCGCGGTCGGCTGGTGGCAGTTCATGCCCGGAACGGCCGGCGACTACGGCCTGCACACCACGCGCGTGGTCG
- a CDS encoding fasciclin domain-containing protein, producing the protein MKNSLIVFLVLGLFAFAGCSDDSNVEPMGPANDAPTGEEQFPVNEDMPGVETEFALQRTASGDIVDTAVAAGFETLVAAVQAAELEGALRSDGPFTVFAPTDEAFADLPAGLLDALLLPENQDKLQQILLYHVLEGQVNSGDLRFFQRVETLEGSDVEILRFFRLILVNGVWVQLADVQATNGVIHVIDEVLIPEGFTLEDPAEPTDDLVDTAVDAGLSTLVTAVQAAGLEETLRSEGPFTVFAPSNDAFDRLPDGLVAELLEPENVEFLQDLLLYHVVSGAEVLSTDLNRFQRVEMAQGDKTFVFKSRFGIFVNFSRVVAADVLASNGVAHVINRVLIPPHFYGYFESLPDQVPEMNMQVQEQLAGVN; encoded by the coding sequence TTGAAGAACAGTCTGATCGTCTTCCTGGTCCTGGGCCTGTTCGCCTTCGCGGGCTGCAGTGACGACTCGAACGTCGAGCCGATGGGCCCGGCGAACGACGCACCGACGGGCGAGGAGCAGTTCCCGGTCAACGAGGACATGCCCGGAGTCGAGACCGAGTTCGCCCTGCAGCGGACCGCCTCGGGCGACATCGTCGACACCGCCGTCGCCGCGGGCTTCGAGACCCTGGTCGCGGCCGTGCAGGCCGCCGAGCTCGAGGGCGCGCTCCGTAGCGACGGCCCCTTCACCGTGTTCGCCCCGACCGACGAGGCCTTCGCCGACCTTCCGGCCGGTCTGCTCGACGCACTGCTGCTCCCGGAGAACCAGGACAAGCTCCAGCAGATTCTGCTCTACCACGTGCTCGAGGGACAGGTGAACAGCGGCGACCTGCGCTTCTTCCAGCGGGTCGAGACCCTCGAGGGCAGTGACGTGGAGATCCTGCGCTTCTTCCGCCTGATCCTGGTCAACGGGGTCTGGGTCCAGCTCGCCGACGTGCAGGCCACCAACGGTGTGATCCACGTGATCGACGAGGTCCTCATTCCCGAGGGCTTCACGCTCGAGGATCCAGCCGAGCCGACCGACGACCTGGTCGACACCGCCGTCGATGCCGGGTTGAGCACGCTGGTCACCGCCGTGCAGGCGGCCGGTCTCGAGGAGACCCTGCGCAGCGAGGGTCCGTTCACGGTCTTCGCGCCGAGCAACGACGCCTTCGACCGTCTGCCCGACGGCCTGGTGGCCGAGCTGCTCGAGCCCGAGAACGTGGAGTTCCTGCAGGACCTGCTCCTGTACCACGTCGTGAGCGGCGCCGAGGTCCTGAGCACCGACCTGAACCGCTTCCAGCGCGTGGAGATGGCGCAGGGCGACAAGACCTTCGTCTTCAAGAGCCGTTTCGGGATCTTCGTGAACTTCTCGAGAGTCGTGGCGGCCGACGTGCTGGCCAGCAACGGTGTGGCCCACGTGATCAATCGCGTGCTCATCCCGCCGCACTTCTACGGCTACTTCGAGAGTCTGCCCGACCAGGTTCCCGAGATGAACATGCAGGTCCAGGAGCAGCTCGCGGGCGTGAACTGA
- a CDS encoding ABC transporter permease has protein sequence MSGKLWIVVRKEYLERVRTRSFALGTALGPVLIAAMMFGPALLAERTGPESQSIVIVDPGDGQAGERLQSMLDAAAQAQGDGFPLQAEFARVESEGELEQLRTDLDAEVGSDELDGYVVLAEDFLESGRAVYYGESLSGVIGVEVLENFLDQAVQQERMRELGIGSAELAEVLRGANLEKRSVGAEDDVSMQSRLLVGVAMIMLLYFMMIFYGQFTMQAVIEDKSTRVVEVMLASVTPGQLMMGKLLGQGLVGFTQFVIWVVIGGLFSNLGGQVAGLDIQIGLIGVDLWIWFGVFFVLGFLLYSSLYAGVGALCSSMQDAQQYQGPITMLIVLPVLLLQVAIQAPDSGTSLVLSLIPLFTPILMFIRIVIGDPALWQVVLSVVLLLLTVLGSLQLAAKLFRLSILHFGKAPGWGQIMKMLRASD, from the coding sequence GTGAGTGGCAAGCTGTGGATCGTGGTCCGCAAGGAGTACCTCGAGCGGGTCCGGACGCGATCGTTCGCCCTGGGCACCGCGCTCGGGCCGGTGTTGATCGCGGCGATGATGTTCGGGCCGGCGCTGCTGGCCGAGCGCACCGGGCCCGAGAGCCAGTCGATCGTCATCGTCGATCCGGGCGACGGCCAGGCCGGCGAGCGACTGCAGTCGATGCTCGACGCCGCCGCGCAGGCGCAGGGGGACGGTTTCCCCCTGCAGGCGGAGTTCGCACGGGTCGAGTCCGAGGGCGAACTCGAGCAGTTGCGCACGGACCTCGACGCCGAGGTCGGCAGCGACGAGCTCGACGGCTACGTGGTCTTGGCCGAGGACTTCCTCGAGTCCGGCCGCGCCGTGTACTACGGCGAGAGCCTGAGTGGCGTGATCGGGGTCGAGGTCCTCGAGAACTTCCTCGACCAGGCCGTCCAACAGGAGCGCATGCGGGAGCTGGGGATCGGATCGGCGGAGTTGGCCGAAGTGCTGCGCGGGGCCAACCTCGAGAAACGCAGCGTCGGCGCCGAGGACGACGTGAGCATGCAGAGCCGTCTGCTCGTCGGCGTGGCCATGATCATGCTCCTGTACTTCATGATGATCTTCTACGGCCAGTTCACCATGCAGGCCGTGATCGAGGACAAGTCGACCCGCGTGGTCGAGGTCATGCTCGCGAGTGTGACGCCCGGTCAGCTGATGATGGGCAAGCTGCTGGGACAGGGCCTCGTGGGCTTCACCCAGTTCGTGATCTGGGTGGTGATCGGTGGCTTGTTCTCGAACCTCGGTGGTCAGGTGGCCGGCCTCGACATCCAGATCGGGTTGATCGGCGTGGATCTCTGGATCTGGTTCGGCGTGTTCTTCGTGCTCGGCTTCCTGCTGTACAGCTCGCTCTACGCGGGGGTGGGGGCCCTGTGCTCGAGCATGCAGGATGCCCAGCAGTACCAGGGTCCGATCACCATGCTGATCGTGCTGCCGGTGCTGCTCCTCCAGGTGGCGATCCAGGCGCCGGACAGCGGAACCTCGCTGGTGCTCAGCCTGATCCCACTGTTCACGCCGATCCTCATGTTCATCCGCATCGTGATCGGGGATCCGGCGCTGTGGCAGGTGGTCCTGTCGGTCGTGCTGTTGCTGCTGACGGTGCTGGGCTCGCTCCAGCTGGCGGCCAAGCTCTTCCGTCTGTCGATCCTGCACTTCGGCAAGGCGCCGGGGTGGGGGCAGATCATGAAGATGTTGCGCGCGTCGGACTGA
- a CDS encoding ATP-binding cassette domain-containing protein, giving the protein MAPILELRGVRKTYGDFVAVEGLDLSVPPGSIYGVLGPNGAGKSTTIRMIMNIYVRDAGEILLAGRPLDRAATDRVAYLPEERGLYRKMKVHDHIVYLARLKGMAAAEAAAKADAWLERFDLADRAEAKVDELSKGMQQKVQFIACVLPEPDLIILDEPFSGLDPINTRLLTDIIQEQRQAGRTVLFSTHVLEQAEKICDHIVLIHRGKKLLDGGLDEIQERYPVDTIEVAGSFDTATLESLDSVEKVFEQGTRWRVQMRDGLPHQELLRELTGRGEVDHFSAVRPPLTDIFVREVEREGLQLEEHEMDSAQGVSA; this is encoded by the coding sequence ATGGCGCCCATCCTCGAGCTCCGCGGGGTACGCAAGACCTACGGCGACTTCGTGGCCGTCGAAGGTCTGGACCTGAGCGTGCCCCCGGGATCGATCTACGGCGTGCTCGGCCCGAACGGCGCCGGCAAGAGCACGACCATCCGGATGATCATGAACATCTACGTGCGCGACGCGGGCGAGATCCTGCTCGCCGGACGTCCGCTCGACCGCGCGGCCACCGATCGCGTGGCCTACCTGCCCGAGGAGCGCGGGCTGTACCGCAAGATGAAGGTGCACGACCACATCGTGTACCTGGCGCGGCTCAAGGGCATGGCCGCCGCCGAGGCCGCGGCCAAGGCCGACGCCTGGCTCGAGCGCTTCGACCTGGCCGATCGCGCCGAGGCGAAGGTCGACGAATTGAGCAAGGGCATGCAGCAGAAGGTGCAGTTCATCGCCTGCGTGCTGCCCGAGCCCGACCTGATCATCCTCGACGAGCCCTTCAGCGGACTCGATCCGATCAACACGCGCCTGCTCACCGACATCATCCAGGAGCAGCGCCAAGCCGGGCGTACGGTGCTTTTCAGCACGCACGTGCTCGAGCAGGCCGAGAAGATCTGCGACCACATCGTGCTGATCCACCGCGGCAAGAAGCTGCTCGACGGTGGGCTCGACGAGATCCAGGAGCGCTATCCGGTCGACACGATCGAGGTGGCCGGGTCCTTCGACACCGCGACGCTCGAGTCGCTCGACTCAGTGGAGAAGGTGTTCGAGCAGGGTACGCGCTGGCGCGTGCAGATGCGCGACGGGCTGCCACACCAGGAGCTGTTGCGCGAGCTGACCGGGCGCGGTGAGGTCGACCACTTCTCGGCGGTCCGGCCACCTCTCACCGACATCTTCGTCCGCGAGGTCGAGCGCGAGGGCCTGCAGCTCGAGGAACACGAGATGGACAGCGCACAGGGGGTGTCGGCGTGA